From the genome of Eublepharis macularius isolate TG4126 chromosome 12, MPM_Emac_v1.0, whole genome shotgun sequence, one region includes:
- the DCTN5 gene encoding dynactin subunit 5, translated as MELSEMLYNKSEYIETASGNKVSRQSVLCGSQNIVLNGKTIVMNDCIIRGDLANVRVGRHCVVKSRSVIRPPFKKFSKGVAFFPLHIGDHVFIEEDCVVNAAQIGSYVHIGKNCVIGRRCVLKDCCRILDNTVLPPETVVPPFTVFSGCPGLFSGELPECTQELMTDVTKSYYQKFLPLTQV; from the exons ATGGAGCTGAGCGAGATGCTCTACAACAAGTCCGAGTACATCGAGACG GCCTCCGGGAACAAGGTCAGCCGGCAGTCGGTGCTGTGCGGCAGCCAGAACATCGTCCTCAACGGCAAG ACCATCGTCATGAACGACTGCATCATCCGCGGGGACCTGGCCAATGTGCGAGTGGGGCGCCACTGTGTCGTCAAGAGCCGCAGCGTCATCCGGCCCCCCTTCAAGAAATTCAGCAAGGG AGTGGCTTTCTTCCCGCTACACATTGGGGACCACGTCTTCATTGAGGAGGACTGCGTTGTCAACGCAGCCCAGATTGGCTCCTATGTCCACATAGGCAAGAACTGTGTCATT GGCCGCCGGTGCGTCCTGAAAGATTGTTGCCGAATCCTTGACAACACTGTCTTGCCCCCGGAAACGGTGGTCCCACCTTTTACAGTCTTCTCAGGCTGCCCAG GGCTCTTCTCCGGAGAACTCCCGGAGTGCACGCAGGAGCTGATGACTGACGTCACCAAGAGCTACTACCAGAAGTTCCTGCCTCTCACGCAGGTGTAG
- the PALB2 gene encoding partner and localizer of BRCA2, whose translation MDAPAKAGGARDREELKKKLTLLQREYTKTFNILQRAERAERVKSYVKNTVAEQNQLLMQAEEDSAGSVGQDASKASESISAGSCSETNAMKAPSVSFNLEPEEFSREGPLPENSALESTGREHRRVPIAPVWPVPERKQSRLSRSRCKERSRGALEDRREFNEGLSLEGHQSPVFKRHSSGFNSSVPKMPLAAAAAEQGGTVTMPVTPQGPLEEDGIPRVLSPLPGHQLEESPGPSPEHLWKAGGFATPEDSADKDTILLADLQNISKEKEKDREAKEDLCGNETHRERSQSGESQSTSCCRSASPALRPAKNSSGAAAGPPLLEEGAPATPASSRWDSCTVVEGLLFPAEYYVRTTRRMSSCQRELNLAAVIQSQLGKRRKGQGVALKEQAAKPIPSSPGLVASSAPSPSSDADQESGSGSHVASTESPAPGDGLPQSRALTQQSRAGRRKGRRRSRRRPPSRGAQGLLALMSLKGNSSLVSSEVCHSEPQEQDGNQDRARVEPAQSGAMASPQRKPSSSSLKSKAGRASSGGRGGRLCTGAPDPASLGCLGIPSIGGRARLKWLPSDLDLQEFHLPTDEFGSLKSEKVKASAKKVLEILDGGKSLKSLQGVDVASLQAAEESLGGALLSLEDEPPEPFPFPQGLHTSKLLLSPANAVPEGGTSQLESQLPTSLFPLVGVTPGTQDCSGAPRQAQAGAPQEPSVLSAALSTSAWGKEEERCHLGALWPEDEGGANWEPGQAAQREVVAEDWARVMKDSQGGEHLQMTSKLKNFSGSCSVDVSAVWWGAADFTELCIVTACETSVALWRHLDSGCWEKVHTWSFAEVPVFQIVPLPGAHNLVCVALGGLEIAAVRLLSPSLEDGGVKQLLVKAGKIKAALGLSSRRLVSSCDRAVDIFSFPEAGGSYTRQALFPPEEATLAFAAVAGLAEALVGLTAANCLVVWNLRTGQLLSRMLLGYAYPAPVCHQAYSDSGLLFVVLSHPHMKNTESGGSPAFQVVAFNPKTARSCRVMTASVPPGHQGRYLEGDVRDASAAAVLTSGAIAVWDLLRGECTALLPPRAEGSWSLVRWSVTDQFLLAGQTGGNVCIYRYGVRQGSAPETVTAGKSACPPVLEDGRSWA comes from the exons ATGGACGCCCCGGCGAAGGCGGGCGGCGCGCGCGACAGGGAGGAG CTAAAGAAGAAGCTGACCTTACTGCAGAGAGAGTACACGAAGACGTTCAACATATTGCAG CGTGCTGAAAGAGCTGAGAGAGTCAAGAGTTACGTTAAGAACACCGTTGCGGAGCAAAACCAATTGCTAATGCAAGCTGAGGAGGACTCTGCAG GCTCCGTTGGCCAGGATGCTTCCAAGGCGTCAGAGAGCATCTCAGCTGGTTCTTGTTCCGAGACAAATGCCATGAAAGCTCCATCAGTCTCCTTCAATCTTGAGCCTGAGGAGTTCAGCCGAGAAGGCCCCTTGCCTGAGAACTCAGCCTTAGAAAGTACTGGCCGTGAGCACAGAAGAGTCCCGATTGCGCCTGTGTGGCCTGTTCCTGAAAGAAAGCAGAGCCGCCTGTCCAGAAGCAGATGCAAGGAGCGGTCCAGGGGGGCTTTGGAGGATAGAAGAGAATTTAATGAAGGGCTCAGCTTGGAGGGCCATCAGTCACCGGTCTTCAAGAGACACAGCAGCGGTTTCAATTCAAGCGTCCCAAAGATGCctttggcggcggcggcggcagaacAAGGAGGCACTGTTACCATGCCTGTGACACCTCAGGGGCCACTTGAGGAAGACGGCATCCCCAGAGTTCTTAGTCCACTTCCTGGCCATCAGCTGGAGGAGAGTCCAGGTCCCTCCCCTGAGCACCTGTGGAAGGCAGGTGGCTTTGCTACCCCTGAAGATTCAGCAGACAAGGACACCATTTTGCTTGCTGACCTGCAGAATATCtcaaaagaaaaggagaaagacagggaggctaaagaagatctgtgtggaaatgaAACACATCGAGAAAGAAGCCAGTCTGGGGAGTCACAGAGCACCAGCTGTTGTCGCAGTGCCTCTCCCGCTCTCAGGCCAGCAAAGAACAGTTCAGGGGCTGCGGCTGGCCCTCCCCTCCTGGAGGAGGGTGCTCCTGCTACCCCCGCCAGCAGCCGGTGGGACTCTTGCACAGTCGTCGAGGGGCTCCTGTTTCCAGCCGAGTATTATGTGAGGACCACCCGGCGAATGTCCAGTTGCCAGAGGGAGCTCAACCTGGCAGCGGTCATTCAAAGCCAACTGGGCAAGAGGAGGAAGGGCCAGGGAGTTGCCTTGAAGGAGCAGGCGGCAaagcccatcccctcctccccagGGCTGGTGGCAAGTAGTGCCCCTTCCCCGTCTTCTGATGCTGACCAGGAAAGCGGAAGTGGGTCTCATGTAGCATCCACGGAGAGCCCTGCTCCTGGGGATGGGTTGCCTCAGAGCAGGGCTCTCACCCAGCAGAGCAGAGCGGGGAGGCGGAAGGGGAGAAGGCGGTCCCGGCGCAGACCTCCAAGCCGTGGGGCACAAGGACTGTTGGCACTGATGAGTCTCAAAGGAAACAGCTCTCTTGTGTCCAGTGAAGTGTGTCACTCGGAGCCTCAAGAGCAGGATGGGAACCAGGACCGTGCCAGGGTGGAGCCAGCACAAAGCGGTGCAATGGCTTCACCTCAAAGAAAACCCTCAAGTTCCTCTCTGAAAAGCAAGGCGGGAAGAGCATCTTCAG GTGGAAGGGGGGGCAGGTTGTGTACAGGCGCTCCGGATCCTGCTTCTCTTGGCTGCCTTGGTATCCCCAGCATCGGTGGAAGGGCCAGACTCAAGTGGTTGCCTTCTGACTTGGACTTGCAAGAATTCCACTTACCCACAGATGAGTTTGGCTCCCTCAAATCAGAAAAAGTCAAAGCTTCTGCCAAAAAAGTGCTGGAAATCTTGGATGGTGGCAAGTCCCTCAAGTCCCTCCAGGGTGTTGATGTTGCCAGTcttcaggcagcagaagaaagcctGGGTGGTGCTCTTCTTTCTCTGGAAGATGAGCCCCCTGAGCCCTTCCCTTTTCCACAGGGCTTGCACACGAGCAAGCTGCTCCTCTCTCCAGCCAATGCTGTCCCGGAGGGGGGAACCAGTCAGCTGGAGTCCCAGTTGCCCACTTCTCTTTTCCCTCTTGTGGGGGTAACTCCAGGCACACAGGACTGCTCTGGTGCCCCTCGGCAAGCACAAGCCGGTGCCCCTCAGGAGCCAAGCGTCTTATCAGCAGCTTTGAGCACATCAGCATGGGGCAAGGAGGAAGAACGATGCCACCTGGGGGCACTGTGGCCAGAGGATGAAGGGGGAGCCAACTGGGAGCCTGGCCAAGCAGCT CAGCGTGAAGTGGTAGCAGAAGACTGGGCACGTGTGATGAAGGACTCCCAGGGAGGAGAACATTTGCAGATGACCTCAAAGCTGAAG AATTTCTCTGGTTCCTGCTCTGTGGATGTGAGTGCTGTATGGTGGGGAGCAGCTGACTTCACAGAGTTGTGTATTGTGACTGCTTGTGAGACTTCCGTTGCCCTCTGGAGACATCTGGACTCTGGCTGCTGGGAGAAAGTCCACACCTGGAGCTTTGCCGAG GTCCCCGTCTTCCAAATCGTGCCCCTGCCGGGTGCTCACAACCTTGTGTGCGTGGCCTTGGGAGGCCTGGAGATAGCGGCGGTCAG GCTGTTGTCTCCTTCTCTTGAGGATGGCGGTGTGAAGCAGCTACTGGTCAAGGCTGGAAAGATCAAAGCTGCTCTTGGCCTGAGCAGCAGGAGGTTGGTCAGCAGCTGTGACCGAGCTGTGGacatcttttccttccctgaagcAGGAGG GAGCTACACGAGGCAGGCCTTGTTTCCTCCAGAGGAGGCCACTTTGGCGTTTGCTGCAGTGGCTGGGCTGGCTGAGGCTTTGGTTGGCTTGACGGCTGCCAACTGCCTAGTGGTCTG GAACCTGAGAACTGGGCAGCTGCTGAGCAGGATGCTGCTAGGCTATGCCTACCCTGCGCCGGTGTGCCACCAGGCCTACTCCGACTCG GGCCTCCTGTTTGTGGTATTAAGTCACCCGCATATGAAGAACACGGAGTCAGGTGGGAGCCCGGCCTTTCAGGTGGTGGCGTTCAATCCCAAGACGGCCAGAAGCTGCAGGGTGATGACGGCATCCGTGCCTCCAGGCCATCAAGGAAG GTACCTGGAAGGGGACGTGCGGGATGCGTCTGCAGCAGCCGTACTGACCTCTGGAGCCATCGCTGTGTGGGACTTGTTGCGGGGAGAGTGCACGGCGCTGCTGCCCCCTCGTGCTGAGGGGAGCTGGTCTCTTGTCAGGTGGTCCGTCacagaccagtttctgttggctgGCCAGACAGGTGGCAACGTTTGCATTTATCGCTATGGGGTGAGGCAGGGATCTGCCCCAGAGACGGTCACCGCTGGAAAAAGTGCTTGTCCACCTGTCCTGGAGGACGGGCGTTCCTGGGCCTGA
- the NDUFAB1 gene encoding acyl carrier protein, mitochondrial, whose protein sequence is MAARVLLAACARRCLPRAPPRLFREAAAAAALCAAGGPSRALPPCRRFAHLPPLTLGGIQERVLYVLKLYDKVDPEKLTVTSHFMKDLGLDSLDQVEIIMAMEDEFGFEIPDVEAEKLMCPQEIVDYIADKKDVYE, encoded by the exons ATGGCGGCGCGTGTCCTCCTCGCGGCCTGCGCTCGCCGGTgcctcccccgcgccccgccgcGGCTCTTCCgcgaggccgccgccgccgccgccctctgcgccgccgggGGCCCCTCGCgg GCGCTGCCGCCGTGCCGCCGCTTCGCCCACCTGCCCCCGCTGACGCTGGGCGGCATCCAGGAGCGCGTCCTGTACGTGCTGAAGCTCTACGACAAAGTGGACCCCGAGAAG CTGACAGTCACGTCCCACTTCATGAAAGACCTGGGCTTGGACAGTCTGGACCAAGTGGAGATCATCATGGCCATGGAGGACGAGTTTG GCTTTGAAATCCCAGATGTGGAAGCAGAGAAGTTGATGTGTCCGCAAGAGATTGTTGATTATATAGCAGATAAGAAGGACGTTTATGAATAA